The Toxorhynchites rutilus septentrionalis strain SRP chromosome 3, ASM2978413v1, whole genome shotgun sequence genome includes a region encoding these proteins:
- the LOC129779937 gene encoding uncharacterized protein LOC129779937, with product MAPLPEDEITLHLEYWADELSPAQKAAYEKAEKEHNDIRNKLKDIVKDAGGKNIFSGEVFTAYQVLGPVPGLEQISKPITSLPKKKPPPSPGSSLPATPSLSMKRVASPTGLDSGKRKSRRSEYKPEEEAGPSADFVADDDDEEYIPLSKRLEMKKKEKAAREAAAKETKKREEKKMLEKKVETKPLKKQDKPQSITASNVRPTEATSIGGLLVGGDKEKKKITAEPTAIVDLTKDDSGKPAADSREISFSKIQGKTFPSLVVIARPSLRSSEKAPADRPQLDAKVKNVLMHTATKFTEWLIQQGLVKSEQFCQIHRGTALKLGMYSDASKFPYSGGYVWISECCPTRFISVFNGSLFEGSMHPPSVILKLIYHWSCQTNVSNVVNWVKVDNLYVKGLYTWLRSVCTVALSHHMKLLGGIGKKIEVGVISLGTTTQDGQQRQVKVEVLGVLDPEAKLVRLRAVEPLSDGERNYKKRFSKILEPLSGWVHKDSVILTDLTVDKGTLNNMGYKIVQQVSPSEASGKHSNANIMDYLRRIVPRMFQNTLSLLSRQIIQQFLNELVWRESFGNSPGQAFDNIVTHIAEQTRIETRDALVTRMNKAAADPFKHWTYAVEPHTTPKPSGAKRGRKPKEPSPPPLTSGAPKKILLNKLKREEAVAIAAAEAKSQPLAKKSRTVVEEKEELLPLELYYYGQYDTSEVKEGAEPAAFSVTCPECPTTFRNNCDFQEHLFRHAYPIPDGQYQCRYCLENWATEEVLKKHTVLIHSLETKNSIASTYNCLICEQRFGTIQMLTTHLQKIHLQLELPYKCAGCDFKSSSHHLTIDHFYKKHNRSGLIQCPFCLKMALVCNTDGPIAENVSDFMKHLKMHFNKTIVKKCGKCALSFVSRGALKMHTLFAHVMTSPGPTVKPITRSLTIISKPKAKRPTQRELTQFKTLESYGHVTLNMACGKVCLECDNDFDEDDHMIGLSKCLKCSYQTACLPSMVGHTAACNTNPTSDYPVFPLDMEMHCICGFSSSDGNALARHLVTCDRKSVYPTVEACQENTVKRNMLDMLGLVRREDEAVVETEESFEQTPTAIEEEVTGSENVSSDQPLAAAYSGSNASVAYDPSQSLYNIAGTGNEQFNTQLSLDDLGPPSVLAQQQQDNDRTPQLKDDYQSLATPRVSNMETDQGEFDNQEGGF from the exons atggcGCCTTTGCCGGAGGACGAAATTACATTGCACCTCGAGTACTGGGCCGACGAGTTGAGTCCCGCTCAGAAAGCAGCGTACGAAAAAGCGGAAAAAGAGCACAATGATATTCGCAACAAGTTGAAAGACATTGTGAAGGATGCTGGCGGGAAGAATATTTTCTCCGGAGAAGTGTTCACCGCATACCAAGTGTTGGGCCCAGTTCCCGGCTTGGAACAAATATCGAAACCAATCACTTCTCTGCCGAAGAAGAAACCACCTCCGTCGCCAGGCTCGTCCCTACCTGCAACACCATCATTATCCATGAAGCGGGTTGCATCACCCACAGGACTAGATAGTGGCAAAAGGAAGAGCCGCAGGTCGGAGTATAAGCCTGAAGAGGAAGCTGGTCCTTCGGCAGATTTCGTTGCGGACGACGATGATGAAGAATACATTCCACTGTCTAAGCGACTAGAaatgaagaagaaagaaaaagcgGCGCGAGAAGCGGCCGCTAAGGAGACCAAAAAgcgagaagagaaaaaaatgctCGAGAAAAAGGTGGAAACGAAGCCTCTCAAGAAGCAGGACAAACCTCAGAGCATTACAGCCAGCAATGTACGACCAACGGAGGCTACTTCCATTGGGGGTTTGTTGGTCGGTGGAGATAAGGAGAAGAAAAAGATTACAGCAGAACCGACGGCTATTGTCGATCTTACGAAGGATGATTCGGGCAAGCCGGCTGCTGATTCCCGAGAAATATCTTTCAGTAAAATTCAAGGCAAGACTTTCCCGTCACTGGTGGTTATTGCGAGGCCTTCACTGCGTTCATCCGAGAAGGCCCCTGCCGATCGCCCTCAGTTGGATGCGAAAGTTAAAAATGTCCTCATGCACACAGCCACCAAGTTCACCGAGTGGCTAATCCAACAGGGATTGGTTAAATCGGAACAATTCTGTCAGATTCATCGGGGTACAGCACTGAAGCTCGGAATGTACTCGGATGCGTCTAAATTCCCCTACTCGGGAGGGTATGTTTGGATCAGCGAGTGCTGCCCTACGAGATTTATTTCCGTCTTCAACGGGTCACTGTTCGAGGGTTCGATGCATCCTCCGTCGGTTATCCTTAAACTGATTTATCACTGGAGCTGTCAGACGAATGTTTCGAATGTGGTCAACTGGGTCAAAGTTGATAATCTGTACGTGAAGGGGCTGTACACCTGGTTGCGGTCGGTCTGCACGGTTGCACTCAGTCACCACATGAAGCTACTGGGCGGCATTGGGAAGAAAATAGAAGTTGGGGTCATTTCACTCGGTACTACGACACAG GATGGTCAGCAACGCCAGGTTAAGGTAGAGGTTCTCGGCGTGCTTGATCCTGAGGCAAAATTGGTGCGTTTACGGGCCGTTGAACCGCTCAGCGATGGTGAGCGCAATTATAAGAAACGATTCTCGAAGATTTTGGAACCACTTAGCGGATGGGTCCACAAAGACAGCGTTATTCTGACCGACCTCACTGTCGATAAAGGAACGTTGAATAACATGGGCTATAAGATTGTCCAACAGGTATCGCCTTCAGAGGCGAGCGGTAAACACAGCAATGCTAACATTATGGACTATTTGCGCCGCATTGTACCGCGCATGTTTCAAAATACACTATCGCTGTTATCGCGCCAAATAATTCAGCAGTTTTTGAACGAATTGGTTTGGCGTGAATCGTTCGGTAATTCGCCTGGCCAAGCGTTCGACAATATTGTGACACATATCGCCGAGCAGACGCGTATCGAGACCAGGGATGCTTTGGTGACGAGGATGAATAAG GCCGCAGCGGACCCGTTTAAACATTGGACTTATGCAGTTGAGCCTCATACAACACCCAAACCGTCCGGCGCCAAGAGAGGTCGGAAGCCTAAGGAACCAT cacctccacCGCTGACTTCAGGGGCTCCCAAGAAAATTTTACTGAACAAGCTGAAACGAGAAGAAGCCGTAGCCATAGCCGCAGCTGAAGCAAAATCGCAACCTTTGGCGAAAAAATCTCGCACCGTTGTTGAGGAAAAGGAAGAATTGCTTCCCCTCGAACTGTACTACTACGGTCAGTATGATACTTccgaggtgaaggaaggagcCGAACCGGCCGCTTTCAGCGTCACTTGCCCCGAGTGTCCAACAACTTTCCGAAACAATTGCGACTTCCAGGAGCATCTCTTCAGACACGCGTATCCCATTCCCGATGGGCAATATCAATGCCGCTACTGTCTCGAAAATTGGGCAACCGAGGAAGTACTGAAGAAACATACCGTGCTGATCCATTCTCTCGAGACGAAAAATTCGATTGCTTCCACGTACAACTGTTTAATTTGTGAG CAACGTTTCGGAACCATCCAAATGTTGACCACCCATCTGCAGAAGATCCATCTGCAGCTcgagctaccatacaaatgcgCCGGATGCGATTTCAAAAGTTCCTCGCATCATTTGACGATCGACCACTTCTACAAGAAACACAACCGCTCGGGCTTGATACAGTGTCCGTTCTGTCTGAAAATGGCACTGGTTTGCAACACTGACGGTCCAATCGCGGAGAACGTTAGCGACTTCATGAAGCATCTCAAGATGCACTTCAACAAGACGATTGTGAAGAAGTGCGGCAAGTGTGCGCTCAGTTTCGTCTCGCGAGGTGCACTTAAGATGCACACGTTATTTGCGCACGTAATGACCTCGCCAGGGCCGACTGTTAAGCCAATCACCAGATCGCTGACTATTATAAGCAAACCGAAG GCTAAAAGACCGACCCAAAGAGAATTGACCCAATTTAAGACACTGGAGTCGTATGGACACGTAACGTTGAACATGGCCTGCGGCAAGGTTTGCCTTGAGTGCGACAACGATTTTGACGAGGATGATCACATGAT CGGCTTGTCGAAATGCCTCAAGTGCTCCTATCAGACGGCTTGTCTACCGTCGATGGTTGGTCACACTGCTGCGTGCAATACGAACCCTACGTCCGATTATCCCGTGTTTCCGCTGGACATGGAAATGCATTGCATTTGTGGCTTTTCTTCCTCAGACGGAAACGCTTTGGCGCGTCACTTGGTGACATGCGATCGGAAGAGTGTATATCCAACGGTGGAAGCATGTCAGGAGAACACGGTGAAAAGAAACATGCTCGACATGCTCGGATTGGTTCGTCGCGAAGACGAAGCAGTGGTAGAGACAGAGGAGTCATTCGAGCAGACCCCAACCGCAATTGAGGAAGAAGTGACCGGTAGTGAAAATGTTTCTTCAGATCAGCCGTTAGCAGCTGCTTATTCTGGCAGTAACGCATCAGTTGCGTACGATCCGTCGCAATCGCTTTACAACATCGCTGGGACTGGAAACGAGCAGTTCAATACACAGCTCTCGCTGGATGATTTGGGACCGCCATCAGTGCTGGCACAGCAGCAGCAAGACAACGATCGAACTCCACAGCTGAAGGATGATTATCAGTCCCTTGCAACTCCACGAGTCTCCAATATGGAAACGGATCAGGGCGAGTTTGATAACCAGGAAGGTGGGTTCTGA